Genomic segment of Syntrophomonadaceae bacterium:
CTGATGGACAACTGTCTTTTTTTAAGCTCTCTGATCACTGGATTTCTCTTTTGCTTCTCAAATGCCTGTATCTCTTGCGGACTTTTTACTTCAGCTATTTTTTGGATTAGTTCAGCTGCTTCCAGATCATTTATCCTGACCCCATGATCAGGCTCCAGGCATTGATCCTTGTTTGGTTCCTGATGA
This window contains:
- a CDS encoding transposase, which translates into the protein WSSYREYTEKPVICATQFAMGLFSEDKTVSLHSMEEFHQEPNKDQCLEPDHGVRINDLEAAELIQKIAEVKSPQEIQAFEKQKRNPVIRELKKRQLSIRQIERLTGIRFGIIRNI